In the genome of Candidatus Goldiibacteriota bacterium HGW-Goldbacteria-1, one region contains:
- a CDS encoding type II toxin-antitoxin system HicB family antitoxin — translation MKKSLVAYIEKDTETNLFVAEVPGIPGAHTQAKTMDELLINLKEVTELCLEE, via the coding sequence ATGAAAAAAAGTCTGGTTGCTTATATAGAAAAAGATACTGAAACAAATTTGTTCGTCGCGGAAGTTCCGGGGATACCTGGCGCGCACACACAGGCAAAAACAATGGATGAATTGCTTATAAATTTAAAAGAAGTAACGGAACTTTGCCTTGAAGAGTAG